One Streptomyces sp. P9-A2 DNA window includes the following coding sequences:
- a CDS encoding multifunctional oxoglutarate decarboxylase/oxoglutarate dehydrogenase thiamine pyrophosphate-binding subunit/dihydrolipoyllysine-residue succinyltransferase subunit, which yields MSPQSPSNSSISTDTDHAGKNPAAAFGANEWLVDEIYQQYLQDPNSVDRAWWDFFADYKPGAPQASAPVNNAAPGTAGTTTTAPVTPARPAATPAPAAPQPAAAPPAAAAPPAAQPAAKAPAPAPAKAAPAAAQPAAAKSQAPKAQPAGGAKQGTEQVTLRGPSAAVAKNMDASLEVPTATSVRALPVKLLFDNRIVINNHLKRARGGKISFTHLIGYAMVQAIKAMPSMNWHYAKVDGKPTLVKPEHIKFGLAIDLVKPNGDRQLVVAGIEKAETLNFFEFWQAYEDIVRRARDNKLTMADFTGVTVSLTNPGGLGTVHSVPRLMPNQSVILGVGSMDYPAEFQGTSQDTLNKLGISKVMTLTSTYDHRVIQGAASGEFLRAVANLLLGENGFYDDIFEALRIPYEPVRWLKDIDASHDDDVTKAARVFELIHSYRVRGHVMADTDPLEYRQRKHPDLDITEHGLTLWDLEREFAVGGFSGKTLMKLRDILGVLRDSYCRTTGIEFMHIQDPKQRKWIQDRVERSHSNLEREEQLRILRRLNAAEAFETFLQTKYVGQKRFSLEGGESVIPLLDAVLDSAAESRLDEVVIGMAHRGRLNVLANVVGKSYAQIFREFEGNLDPKSMHGSGDVKYHLGAEGTFTGLDGEQIKVSLVANPSHLEAVDPVLEGVSRAKQDIINKGGTDFTVLPVAIHGDAAFAGQGVVAETLNMSQLRGYRTGGTVHVVINNQVGFTAAPESSRSSMYATDVARMIEAPIFHVNGDDPEAVVRVARLAFEFRQAFNKDVVIDLICYRRRGHNESDNPAFTQPLMYDLIDKKRSVRKLYTESLIGRGDITLEEAEQALQDYQGQLEKVFTEVREAASQPMAVEPSEPQAQFPVAVNTAVTSEVVKRIAESQVNIPDHVTIHPRLLPQLQRRAAMVEDGTIDWGMGETLAVGSLLLEGVPVRLAGQDSQRGTFGQRHAVVIDRETGAEFTPLLYLSEDQARYNVYNSLLSEYAAMGFEYGYSLARPDALVMWEAQFGDFVNGAQTVVDEFISSAEQKWAQTSGVTLLLPHGYEGQGPDHSSARPERFLQLCAQNNMTVAMPTSPSNYFHLLRWQVHNPHHKPLVVFTPKSMLRLKAAASKAEEFTTGQFRPVIGDDSVDPAAVKKVVFCTGKVYYDLDAERKKRGVTDTAILRIERLYPLPGTELQAEIKKYPNAEKYLWAQEEPANQGAWPFIALNLIDHLDLAVGADVPHGERLRRISRPHGSSPAVGSAKRHQAEQEQLVREVFEA from the coding sequence TCAGGCCTCGGCTCCGGTGAACAACGCGGCGCCGGGGACCGCCGGCACGACGACGACCGCGCCGGTCACTCCGGCCCGGCCCGCCGCCACGCCCGCGCCCGCTGCCCCGCAGCCCGCCGCCGCGCCGCCGGCTGCCGCCGCACCACCGGCTGCCCAGCCGGCCGCGAAGGCCCCGGCGCCCGCTCCGGCGAAGGCCGCTCCGGCCGCCGCCCAGCCGGCCGCCGCGAAGTCCCAGGCTCCCAAGGCGCAGCCCGCCGGCGGGGCCAAGCAGGGCACCGAGCAGGTGACGCTGCGCGGTCCGTCCGCGGCCGTCGCGAAGAACATGGACGCCTCCCTGGAGGTGCCCACGGCCACGTCCGTGCGCGCGCTCCCGGTGAAGCTGCTGTTCGACAACCGCATCGTCATCAACAACCACCTCAAGCGTGCCCGCGGCGGGAAGATCTCCTTCACGCACCTCATCGGTTACGCGATGGTCCAGGCCATCAAGGCGATGCCGTCGATGAACTGGCACTACGCGAAGGTGGACGGCAAGCCCACCCTGGTGAAGCCGGAGCACATCAAGTTCGGCCTCGCCATCGACCTGGTCAAGCCGAACGGCGACCGCCAGCTGGTCGTCGCGGGCATCGAGAAGGCCGAGACGCTGAACTTCTTCGAGTTCTGGCAGGCCTACGAGGACATCGTCCGTCGCGCCCGCGACAACAAGCTGACGATGGCCGACTTCACGGGCGTCACGGTCTCGCTGACCAACCCCGGCGGCCTCGGCACCGTCCACTCCGTGCCGCGCCTGATGCCGAACCAGTCGGTGATCCTGGGCGTCGGCTCCATGGACTACCCGGCGGAGTTCCAGGGCACCAGCCAGGACACCCTGAACAAGCTCGGCATCTCGAAGGTCATGACGCTCACGTCGACCTACGACCACCGGGTGATCCAGGGTGCCGCCTCCGGCGAGTTCCTGCGTGCCGTGGCGAACCTGCTGCTCGGCGAGAACGGCTTCTACGACGACATCTTCGAGGCGCTGCGCATCCCCTACGAGCCGGTCCGCTGGCTCAAGGACATCGACGCGTCCCACGACGACGACGTCACCAAGGCCGCCCGCGTCTTCGAGCTGATCCACTCCTACCGGGTCCGCGGCCACGTCATGGCCGACACCGACCCGCTGGAGTACCGCCAGCGCAAGCACCCCGACCTGGACATCACCGAGCACGGGCTCACCCTGTGGGACCTGGAGCGCGAGTTCGCGGTCGGCGGTTTCTCGGGCAAGACCCTGATGAAGCTGCGCGACATCCTCGGTGTGCTCCGCGACTCGTACTGCCGCACCACCGGCATCGAGTTCATGCACATCCAGGACCCGAAGCAGCGCAAGTGGATCCAGGACCGCGTGGAGCGCTCGCACTCCAACCTGGAGCGCGAGGAGCAGCTGCGCATCCTGCGCCGGCTGAACGCGGCGGAGGCCTTCGAGACCTTCCTGCAGACCAAGTACGTCGGCCAGAAGCGCTTCTCCCTGGAGGGCGGCGAGTCCGTCATCCCGCTGCTCGACGCCGTGCTGGACTCGGCCGCCGAGTCCCGTCTCGACGAGGTCGTCATCGGCATGGCCCACCGCGGCCGGCTGAACGTGCTGGCCAACGTCGTGGGCAAGTCGTACGCGCAGATCTTCCGCGAGTTCGAGGGCAACCTCGACCCGAAGTCGATGCACGGCTCCGGCGACGTGAAGTACCACCTGGGCGCCGAGGGCACCTTCACCGGTCTCGACGGCGAGCAGATCAAGGTCTCCCTGGTCGCCAACCCCTCCCACCTGGAGGCGGTGGACCCGGTCCTGGAGGGCGTCTCGCGCGCCAAGCAGGACATCATCAACAAGGGCGGCACGGACTTCACCGTCCTGCCGGTGGCGATCCACGGCGACGCGGCCTTCGCGGGCCAGGGCGTGGTGGCCGAGACCCTGAACATGTCGCAGCTGCGCGGCTACCGCACCGGCGGCACGGTCCACGTCGTCATCAACAACCAGGTCGGCTTCACCGCCGCGCCCGAGTCCTCGCGCTCGTCGATGTACGCGACGGACGTGGCCCGCATGATCGAGGCCCCGATCTTCCACGTGAACGGCGACGACCCGGAGGCCGTGGTCCGCGTCGCGCGGCTGGCCTTCGAGTTCCGCCAGGCGTTCAACAAGGACGTGGTGATCGACCTCATCTGCTACCGCCGCCGCGGTCACAACGAGTCGGACAACCCGGCGTTCACCCAGCCGCTGATGTACGACCTGATCGACAAGAAGCGCTCGGTGCGCAAGCTGTACACCGAGTCCCTCATCGGTCGCGGCGACATCACCCTGGAAGAGGCCGAACAGGCGCTGCAGGACTACCAGGGCCAGCTGGAGAAGGTCTTCACCGAGGTCCGCGAGGCGGCGTCGCAGCCGATGGCCGTCGAGCCCTCGGAGCCGCAGGCCCAGTTCCCGGTGGCCGTGAACACGGCGGTCACCTCGGAGGTCGTCAAGCGGATCGCCGAGTCGCAGGTCAACATCCCCGACCACGTCACCATCCACCCGCGTCTGCTGCCTCAGCTGCAGCGCCGGGCGGCGATGGTCGAGGACGGCACGATCGACTGGGGCATGGGCGAGACCCTCGCGGTCGGCTCGCTGCTCCTGGAGGGTGTGCCGGTCCGGCTGGCCGGCCAGGACTCGCAGCGCGGCACCTTCGGCCAGCGCCACGCGGTCGTCATCGACCGTGAGACGGGAGCCGAGTTCACGCCGCTGCTGTACCTGTCCGAGGACCAGGCGCGGTACAACGTCTACAACTCCCTGCTCTCCGAGTACGCGGCGATGGGCTTCGAGTACGGCTACTCGCTGGCCCGCCCCGACGCGCTGGTGATGTGGGAGGCGCAGTTCGGTGACTTCGTCAACGGCGCGCAGACGGTCGTGGACGAGTTCATCTCCTCGGCCGAGCAGAAGTGGGCCCAGACCTCCGGTGTGACCCTGCTCCTGCCGCACGGTTACGAGGGCCAGGGCCCGGACCACTCCTCGGCCCGCCCGGAGCGGTTCCTGCAGCTCTGCGCGCAGAACAACATGACGGTCGCGATGCCGACCTCGCCGTCGAACTACTTCCACCTCCTGCGGTGGCAGGTGCACAACCCGCACCACAAGCCGCTGGTCGTCTTCACCCCGAAGTCGATGCTGCGGCTGAAGGCCGCGGCCTCGAAGGCGGAGGAGTTCACCACGGGCCAGTTCCGCCCGGTCATCGGCGACGACTCGGTCGACCCGGCCGCGGTCAAGAAGGTCGTCTTCTGCACCGGCAAGGTCTACTACGACCTCGATGCCGAGCGGAAGAAGCGCGGCGTGACGGACACGGCGATCCTCCGCATCGAGCGCCTGTACCCGCTGCCGGGTACCGAGCTCCAGGCGGAGATCAAGAAGTACCCGAACGCCGAGAAGTACCTGTGGGCCCAGGAGGAGCCGGCGAACCAGGGTGCCTGGCCGTTCATCGCGCTCAACCTGATCGACCACCTCGACCTGGCGGTCGGCGCCGACGTCCCGCACGGCGAGCGTCTGCGC